From Nevskia ramosa DSM 11499, the proteins below share one genomic window:
- a CDS encoding amidase: MGLPQPPPATDHDQLENLGLSRRRFLAGTAATGAALAFAPMRSVQAAAGDALTSKSVTEIAAMIASKQVTSVDVVKACYARIDAVNPKLNAVVATCRERALVEAAAADTLLASGKSLGPLHGVPFTIKDSFDTAGVVSTGGTLGRKDFVPGKDATVVARVRAAGGILLGKTNTPEFTLGGNARGTYNLIHGQTYNPYNQAYTPSGSSGGAGAIVAAGGAYFDIGSDYGGSIRGPAFVNGIAGIKPTLGRVPRTGHIVGYGGAYDFFQETGPLARRVEDLTLLMSLLNGPDFSDATMAPVPFGDPAKVNLKSLRVAWYTSNGTIDASSESQALVKQCVAYFTALGCTVKQDQPPKMRQLWEIRQKYENADDRAHIRALLKKHGTTQASPGLRLDGEEVPSADFTRLLEEMDAIKSEQLAWVEGYDLIICPAANTAPQKIPAEFVRPPNSAAAAGGGYTSQYNTNGWPAGVVRAGTSKDEPGMPLGIQIVGQPWRDDVVLAAMAHVEKQTGGWQLPPI, encoded by the coding sequence ATGGGATTGCCGCAGCCGCCGCCCGCTACCGATCACGATCAACTTGAAAACCTGGGCCTGAGTCGTCGGCGTTTCCTCGCCGGCACGGCAGCAACCGGTGCAGCGCTGGCCTTCGCGCCGATGCGCAGTGTGCAGGCTGCCGCTGGTGATGCGCTGACCTCGAAATCGGTCACCGAGATCGCCGCGATGATCGCTTCCAAGCAGGTCACGTCGGTGGACGTGGTCAAGGCCTGTTACGCGCGCATCGACGCCGTGAATCCCAAGTTGAATGCCGTGGTTGCCACCTGTCGCGAACGCGCGCTGGTGGAAGCGGCAGCGGCCGACACCCTGCTGGCCAGCGGCAAATCGCTGGGCCCGCTGCACGGCGTGCCGTTCACGATCAAGGATTCCTTCGATACCGCCGGTGTCGTCTCCACTGGCGGCACGCTGGGCCGCAAGGATTTCGTGCCGGGCAAGGATGCGACCGTCGTCGCCCGAGTCCGCGCTGCCGGCGGCATCCTGCTCGGCAAGACCAACACGCCGGAGTTCACGCTCGGCGGCAATGCCCGTGGCACCTACAACCTGATCCACGGCCAGACCTACAACCCCTACAACCAGGCCTACACGCCGTCCGGCTCGTCCGGCGGTGCCGGTGCCATCGTCGCTGCCGGGGGTGCCTACTTCGACATCGGTTCCGACTACGGCGGCTCGATTCGCGGTCCGGCCTTCGTCAACGGCATTGCCGGCATCAAGCCGACCCTGGGCCGTGTGCCACGCACCGGCCACATCGTCGGCTACGGCGGCGCTTACGACTTCTTCCAGGAGACCGGCCCGTTGGCCCGTCGGGTCGAAGATCTGACCCTGCTGATGAGCCTGCTCAACGGTCCGGACTTCTCCGATGCAACGATGGCGCCGGTGCCGTTCGGCGATCCGGCCAAGGTCAACCTGAAATCGCTGAGAGTCGCCTGGTACACCAGCAACGGCACCATCGACGCGTCGTCGGAAAGCCAGGCACTGGTCAAGCAGTGCGTCGCTTATTTCACCGCGCTCGGCTGCACGGTCAAGCAGGACCAGCCGCCGAAGATGCGCCAGCTCTGGGAGATCCGGCAGAAGTACGAGAACGCCGATGACCGCGCCCATATCCGCGCGCTGCTCAAGAAGCATGGCACCACCCAGGCGTCGCCGGGCCTGCGGCTCGATGGCGAGGAAGTGCCGAGTGCCGATTTCACCCGCCTGCTCGAAGAGATGGACGCGATCAAGAGCGAGCAGCTGGCCTGGGTCGAAGGCTATGACCTGATCATCTGCCCGGCCGCCAACACGGCGCCGCAGAAGATTCCGGCCGAGTTCGTGCGGCCGCCGAATTCGGCGGCGGCGGCCGGCGGTGGCTACACCAGCCAGTACAACACCAACGGCTGGCCGGCCGGCGTGGTCCGCGCCGGCACGTCCAAGGACGAACCGGGCATGCCGCTCGGCATCCAGATCGTCGGCCAGCCCTGGCGCGATGACGTCGTGCTCGCGGCGATGGCCCATGTCGAGAAGCAGACCGGCGGCTGGCAGCTGCCTCCCATCTAA